One genomic region from Amia ocellicauda isolate fAmiCal2 chromosome 4, fAmiCal2.hap1, whole genome shotgun sequence encodes:
- the rag2 gene encoding V(D)J recombination-activating protein 2 translates to MTLQLVSAVNCTNLIHPGFSLMSLDGDVFLFGQKGWPKRSCPTGVFNVRLKNEELKLRPVCFSSDSCYMPPLRCPAVTRIGPEDPECNDEEKYLIHGGRTPNNEISDRFYVMSMESRGCNKKVTLKCVEKELVGDIPQGRYGHTISMVHSRGKSTCLLFGGRSYMPSGQRTSENWNSVVDCPPQVFLIDMDFGCCTSYTLSEMLDGQSFHVSLSRKDSVYILGGHTLASNSRPARLFRLRVELLLGSPVVNCEVLNTGLPLTSAIVTRLGPEHEYVILGGYTSETQKRLECNTVVLDDSGIHITAREPPDWTGEILHSKTWFGGNMGEGAVLIGVPAEGKQALPEANYFYTVNFRQEEELMGQNCSQESTDQELEDSVPLEDSEEFYFNREPHELEESNDEDTYNEEDEEDESQTGYWIKCCLDCEVDINTWVPFYSTELNKPAMIFCSRGEGGHWVHAQCMDLSETLLVQLSQENTKYFCVDHMDLVQGLQTPPQKLPPLKRTPMKIQHRKAPVKLKMTPAKKTFLRRLFE, encoded by the coding sequence ATGACCCTGCAATTGGTTTCAGCTGTCAACTGCACCAACCTGATCCACCCTGGCTTCTCTCTGATGAGCCTCGATGGAGATGTATTCCTATTTGGTCAGAAAGGCTGGCCCAAACGTTCCTGCCCCACTGGGGTCTTCAATGTCCGGTTAAAGAATGAAGAGCTCAAGCTGCGGCCAGTGTGTTTCTCCAGTGATTCATGCTACATGCCACCTCTGCGTTGCCCTGCTGTTACCCGAATAGGTCCAGAGGATCCCGAGTGTAACGATGAGGAGAAGTACCTTATTCATGGTGGCAGGACTCCCAATAATGAGATCTCGGACCGTTTCTATGTCATGTCTATGGAAAGCCGAGGCTGCAACAAGAAGGTGACCCTCAAGTGTGTGGAGAAAGAACTGGTTGGAGACATCCCTCAAGGCCGGTATGGTCACACCATCAGCATGGTTCATAGCCGTGGGAAGAGCACCTGCCTTCTCTTCGGTGGAAGGTCCTATATGCCCTCGGGGCAGAGAACAAGTGAAAACTGGAACAGTGTGGTTGATTGCCCTCCTCAAGTGTTTCTCATTGACATGGACTTTGGCTGCTGTACCTCTTACACCTTATCCGAAATGTTGGATGGCCAGTCATTTCATGTGTCTCTCTCCAGAAAGGACTCGGTCTATATTCTGGGAGGTCACACTTTAGCCAGTAACTCCCGTCCTGCTCGGCTCTTCCGTTTGCGTGTGGAGCTCTTGCTGGGCAGCCCAGTCGTGAACTGTGAGGTTCTGAATACTGGCCTGCCTTTAACCAGTGCCATTGTGACGCGGCTGGGCCCAGAACACGAGTACGTCATCTTGGGGGGCTACACATCTGAAACCCAGAAACGCCTGGAATGCAACACTGTGGTCTTAGATGACAGTGGGATCCACATAACAGCTAGAGAACCACCAGACTGGACAGGAGAGATCCTCCACAGCAAGACCTGGTTTGGGGGAAACATGGGTGAGGGTGCAGTGCTTATTGGGGTACCGGCAGAGGGAAAACAAGCCTTACCAGAGGCCAACTACTTCTACACAGTCAACTTCCGCCAAGAAGAGGAGCTGATGGGACAGAACTGCAGCCAGGAGTCTACCGATCAAGAGCTGGAGGATTCTGTCCCACTGGAAGACTCGGAGGAGTTCTACTTTAACAGGGAGCCCCATGAGTTGGAGGAGAGCAATGATGAGGATACTTACAATGAGGAGGATGAAGAAGATGAGTCTCAGACCGGTTACTGGATTAAGTGTTGCCTTGACTGTGAAGTGGACATCAACACCTGGGTGCCGTTCTACTCCACTGAGCTCAACAAACCAGCCATGATCTTCTGCTCCCGAGGGGAGGGCGGACATTGGGTTCATGCCCAGTGCATGGATCTCTCTGAAACCCTGCTTGTCCAGCTCTCTCAAGAAAATACCAAGTATTTCTGTGTGGATCACATGGACTTGGTTCAGGGCCTGCAGACCCCTCCGCAGAAGCTACCACCCCTGAAACGCACGCCCATGAAGATCCAACACAGGAAGGCTCCTGTCAAGCTCAAGATGACCCCTGCCAAGAAGACCTTTCTCAGGAGATTGTTTGAATGA